One Saccharomycodes ludwigii strain NBRC 1722 chromosome VI, whole genome shotgun sequence DNA segment encodes these proteins:
- a CDS encoding uncharacterized protein (similar to Saccharomyces cerevisiae YKL065C | YET1 | Yeast Endoplasmic reticulum Transmembrane protein (paralog of YMR040W | YET2)): protein MSVLFLLILPLPYLVRRQYTTLYYKFASLPQVKTVIVISGLLVGTLFVDSWKRSRLLLPEDRTLITPELLASKAYNQRNVYIAGFILYFALCIPITMSIVRRLVKYEELNRAKEASSGTATEKEEQDNEITELQKQLKNKQASLTAMESQYKNLQLHVEKELDDENGKPSIEDKKKA from the coding sequence ATGAgtgtattgtttttattaatattaccTTTGCCATATTTGGTTCGTAGACAGTACACCACTTTATACTACAAATTTGCTTCTTTACCACAAGTTAAAACAGTTATAGTTATATCAGGTTTATTAGTTGGTACTTTATTTGTAGATTCATGGAAGAGGtcaagattattattaccggAGGACCGTACTCTGATTACACCAGAATTGTTGGCTTCCAAGGCTTATAATCAACGTAACGTTTACATTGCtggatttattttatattttgcaCTTTGTATCCCTATAACCATGAGTATCGTAAGAAGATTGGTGAAATATGAGGAGTTGAATAGAGCCAAAGAAGCTTCTTCTGGTACCGCTACTGAAAAGGAGGAACAAGACAATGAAATTACTGAgttacaaaaacaattgaaaaacaaacaagCGTCATTAACGGCTATGGAATCgcaatataaaaatttgcaATTACACGTGGAAAAAGAATTGGATGATGAAAATGGGAAGCCATCTATTGAGgataaaaagaaagcaTGA
- the RCF1 gene encoding respiratory supercomplex assembly factor RCF1 (similar to Saccharomyces cerevisiae YML030W | RCF1 | Respiratory superComplex Factor), translated as MSQLPSSFDNSNVEYAEEMPFWDKVAFHCKQQPLVPLGCALTTIAVILAAKNIKSGDKRRAQYWFRWRVGLQGATLVVLVAGSFLYGKNSQERKTQDELMKDKAKMRERLWIQELERRDEEMKARKKRAELARIKAQEMENETSKIQEELKKLEKEIQEGSNNKN; from the coding sequence atgtcacAACTTCCATCAAGTTTCGATAATTCTAATGTTGAATATGCAGAAGAAATGCCGTTTTGGGATAAAGTTGCATTTCATTGTAAACAACAACCGTTAGTTCCATTAGGGTGTGCTTTGACAACAATAGCTGTTATTTTAGCtgctaaaaatattaaatctGGCGATAAGAGAAGAGCTCAGTATTGGTTTAGATGGCGTGTCGGTTTACAGGGAGCAACTTTAGTTGTTTTGGTTGCGGGTAGTTTCTTGTATGGTAAAAACTCtcaagaaagaaaaacacAAGATGAATTAATGAAAGACAAGGCAAAGATGAGAGAGAGGTTATGGATTCAGGAGCTAGAAAGAAGAGATGAAGAAATGAAGGCCAGGAAAAAGAGAGCTGAATTAGCCAGGATTAAGGCACAGGAGATGGAGAATGAAACTTCCAAAATTCAAGaggaattgaaaaaattggaaaaagaaattcaAGAAGgatcaaataataaaaattaa
- the GUK1 gene encoding guanylate kinase (similar to Saccharomyces cerevisiae YDR454C | GUK1 | GUanylate Kinase) — protein sequence MSRPIVLSGPSGTGKSTLLKKLFIEYPNKFGFSVSSTTRSPRPGEVNGKDYNFVSVDEFKDLISKNAFIEWAQFSGNYYGTTIKSVKEVTSTGKTCILDIDMQGVKSVKNTDLNAKYLFISPPSIVTLKQRLSDRGTETPESLNKRLSAANAELEYAKTGAHDKIIVNDNLDKAYKELKEFIFEGKQ from the coding sequence ATGTCTCGTCCAATCGTTCTTTCAGGTCCTAGTGGTACTGGTAAATCAActctattaaaaaaattgtttatagAGTACCCAAACAAATTTGGGTTTTCTGTTTCTTCTACTACTAGGAGTCCACGTCCAGGTGAAGTTAATGGTAAGgattataattttgtttctgTTGATGAGTTTAAAGATTTGATAAGTAAAAACGCTTTTATTGAATGGGCTCAGTTCAGTGGTAACTACTATGGTACCACTATTAAATCTGTCAAAGAAGTCACTTCTACTGGCAAGACTTGTATCTTAGATATAGATATGCAAGGCGTTAAATCTGTCAAGAACACTGATTTAAATgccaaatatttgtttattagtCCACCAAGCATTGTGACTTTAAAACAAAGATTGAGTGATAGAGGTACTGAGACTCCGGAATCTTTGAACAAAAGATTGAGTGCTGCTAATGCTGAATTAGAGTATGCTAAGACTGGTGCCCACGATAAGATTATAGTTAACGATAATTTAGACAAAGCATacaaagaattaaaagagtttatttttgaaggAAAACAATAG
- the NHX1 gene encoding bifunctional K:H/Na:H antiporter NHX1 (similar to Saccharomyces cerevisiae YDR456W | NHX1 | Na+/H+ eXchanger), producing the protein MTLQWLAISLLLKTTTAFLGGKDSISGDDDDENLPPSNGIGAPGDQTPITDPDDGEANPIAEEIFSSWALFILLFLLISALWSSYYLTQRKIRAVHETVLSIFYGMVIGLIIRLLPGHYIQDSVTFNSSYFFNILLPPIILNSGYELNQRNFFNNIGSILTFAIPGTLISAIVLGIILFIWTSLGLENIHISFVDALSVGATLSATDPVTILSIFNAYKVDPKLYTIIFGESLLNDAISIVMFETCQKFHDKPAKASSFFEGLGSFLMTFSVSLLIGVLVGILVALLLKHTYIRRFPQIETCIVLLVAYESYFFSNGCHMSGIVSLLFCGITLKHYAYYNMSRRTQVAIKYIFQLLARLSENFIFIYLGLALFTEVELVYKPLLIIITAISICVSRWCAVFPLSHAVNWVHKQRVKRKAVYNSGSSLTSFNPDEIPDEIPYQYQMMTFWAGLRGAVGVALAMGMKGEYKFTLLATVLVVVVLTVIVFGGTTAGMLEILNIKTGCADENSEDSDDEFDIETPRVVSSLPSYTDNPNNGSSNDNNNNINRGVDNRQSFRETVGSLFSNDQWFQNFDEQVLKPVFLDQPTGGMTNSMSRQHSPARQLADLNLSNRNE; encoded by the coding sequence ATGACACTTCAATGGTTAGCAATTAGTTTGCTTCTTAAAACTACCACTGCATTTTTAGGGGGGAAAGATAGTATCAGCGGTGACGATGACGATGAAAATTTACCACCGAGTAATGGTATTGGTGCACCAGGAGATCAGACACCCATTACAGATCCAGATGATGGAGAAGCGAATCCTATAGCAGAAGAAATATTTTCGTCTTGGGCCCTATTCATTTTactgtttttattaatatctgCTCTATGGTcaagttattatttaactCAAAGGAAAATCAGAGCAGTTCATGAAACTGTTTTGTCTATTTTTTATGGGATGGTCATTGGATTAATTATTAGATTACTTCCCGGTCATTATATTCAAGATAGCGTTACCTTCAATTCTTCTTATTTCttcaatattttgttacctcctattattttaaattcagGCTACGAATTGAATCAACgaaatttctttaataatataggTTCAATCTTAACCTTTGCTATCCCAGGTACATTAATATCTGCAATAGTCTTGggtataattttatttatttggaCCTCTTTGGGACTAGAGAATATTCATATTTCCTTTGTTGACGCGCTAAGTGTCGGTGCAACATTATCAGCGACAGATCCGGTtacaattttatcaattttCAATGCCTACAAGGTGGACCCCAAGTTATAtacaattatttttggtgaatctttattaaatgATGCTATATCTATTGTTATGTTTGAAACATGTCAAAAATTTCATGATAAACCAGCAAAGGCctcatctttttttgagGGATTAGGTTCTTTTCTAATGACGTTTAGTGTCTCACTCCTAATAGGTGTGCTTGTTGGTATTCTAGTCGCCTTGCTTTTGAAACATACCTACATTAGAAGATTCCCTCAAATCGAAACCTGTATAGTCTTGTTGGTCGCTTACGagtcatattttttttctaatggTTGTCACATGAGTGGTATtgtatctttattattttgtggCATTACCTTAAAACACTATGCCTACTATAATATGTCTAGAAGAACGCAGGTTgctattaaatatattttccaaCTTTTGGCTAGATTGTcagaaaattttattttcatttatttaggCTTAGCTCTATTTACAGAGGTTGAATTAGTCTACAAACccttattaattattatcacaGCTATTTCTATTTGTGTATCTAGATGGTGTGCGGTGTTTCCGCTTTCTCATGCAGTTAATTGGGTTCACAAACAAAGagttaaaagaaaagctgTTTATAATAGCGGATCATCCTTAACTAGTTTTAATCCAGATGAAATTCCTGATGAAATTCCTTACCAGTATCAAATGATGACATTTTGGGCAGGCTTAAGAGGTGCAGTTGGTGTAGCATTAGCTATGGGTATGAAAGGTGAATACAAATTTACTTTATTAGCCACAGTcttggttgttgttgttttaactgttattgtttttggtgGTACTACTGCTGGTATGttggaaattttaaatattaagaCTGGATGTGCAGATGAAAACTCTGAAGATTCTGACGATGAATTTGATATCGAAACTCCCAGAGTGGTTTCTTCTTTACCCTCATATACAGATAATCCAAATAATGGTAGcagtaatgataataataacaatattaacaGAGGGGTTGATAATAGACAAAGTTTCAGGGAAACTGTTGGttcattattttctaatGATCAATGGTTTCAAAACTTTGATGAGCAGGTGTTAAAACCTGTATTTTTAGACCAGCCCACGGGCGGGATGACCAATTCTATGTCTAGACAACATTCACCAGCAAGACAACTAGCTGATTTGAATTTAAGTAACAGGAACGAA